The DNA segment AGAAAGTCATATCCTGAATTGCAGAAATGCCACTCCTTCCATTCGGAGCGACCCTACTGTGACACTCATTATCAGTAATGGAATGGGTGGAGCCAACAGGACAATGTGGAAAACTCTGGAAGTCTGATCCGGACAATCTGCTAGGGTAATGAATGCTATGAAGAAACGAAAGTTGAACCATTGTAAGAGTCGTGAACCATGACAAGCGAAAGCAGACTTTACACGCTTGAGCCAAAAGGCACAGAATCAGACTATAACGGCTCTTTTGACGTTATAGGGAATGGACAGATGATTCTCGGCTTACAGATGGCTTCTAAGGCATCCGAAATTATTCAAGATATGGAACTTGGTAAGCCCAATGAGCTCCCGATAATCCGGGTAGGGACTCCGCAAGGAGCGACGATGGTTCAGGGGGTAGAGGAAACGGTAAAAAGCAAATGCCAGTTTGTAATGGACTGGATAGAGGTTCAAACTTTGCCTCAACCTGAAAGGGTGCTGACTTGCTAAAGGTGTTTCATTGTATGAACGGAGGTAAACTTGTGAATGTAAGTAATTCAACGACGCTTAAAAGCGAGAAACTTACAGATATAAGACTAAAAATCCAATGGAATGATATCGATTGGAAAAAGGTCATTATAAATGTTAACAGGCTACAAACCAGAATTACAAAAGCAGTTAAAGAAGGAAAATGGCATTTAGTAAAAAGACTACAGTATTTATTAATCCATTCGTTCTATGCAAAATTGTTAGCAGTGAGAACGATATGTCAGAATAAGGGTAAAAGAACAGCAGGAATTGATGGCGAAAAGTGGATAACACCCAAAGCCAAAATGAACGCTGCTCTTGATTTATCTGACAAGAGTTATAAAGCCAAACCCTTGAAAAGAGTTTTCATTGAGAAGGTTGGTAAAAAGAAGAAACGACCCTTAGGTATCCCGACCATGTATGACAGAGCCATGCAGGCATTATATGCTCTTGCATTGGGGCCTGTTGCAGAAGCCTCAGCTGATATTGCTTCCTTTGGCTTCAGAAAATATAGAAGTGCACAGGATGCATGTGAGCAAATTTTCATCTGCTTGAGCAAGAAAAACTCTGCTCAATGGATACTGGAAGGCGATATAAAAGGCTGTTTCGATAATATCAATCATGAATGGTTACTGGACAATATCCCGATGGACCAATCGATTCTAAAGAAATTTCTTAAAGCAGGTTTTGTATACAAACATCATTTGAATCCTACCAAAGCAGGCACACCACAAGGTGGTATAATCTCGCCAGTCCTCGCGAACATGGCTTTGGACGGGATTGAACGTGCAATTTCAGATAAGTACTATACCGGGAAAATCTGGAAGGGCCATAACCCGAAAAAGGTGAACTTCGCACGGTATGCGGACGATTTTATCGTAACTGCTGATTCAGAGGAGACTGCTAAGGAAGTTAAAGAATTAATTGAAGTTTTACTGAAGGAAAGAGGTCTGGAACTGTCAGAAGAGAAAACACTGATTACTCATATAGACCAGGGGTTTGACTTTCTAGGTTGGAATTTCAGAAAATACAAGGGGAAACTACTTATCAAGCCTTCCAGGAAGTCTATTGAGAATGTCAAACAAAAAATAAGCGACATTATTAAAAAAGGGAAGGCATGGAAACAGGAAGACCTTATTGGTGCTCTTAACCCCATTATTACTGGTTGGACAAACTATCATCAATCAGTAGTGTCTAAAGAAACATTCAGCAAACTAGACAATACAGTTTGGAATATGCTGTGGAAATGGACAAAAAGTCGACATCCCAAAAAATCCAAGTCCTGGGTAGCCAGTAGATACTGGCATAGTGAAGGGACCCGGAACTGGGTATTTTCTACGAAAAAGAACAAACTAAAACTCTTCTCAGATACAAAGATCGTGAGACACACACGTCTCAAAC comes from the Methanosarcinales archaeon genome and includes:
- the ltrA gene encoding group II intron reverse transcriptase/maturase, which encodes MNGGKLVNVSNSTTLKSEKLTDIRLKIQWNDIDWKKVIINVNRLQTRITKAVKEGKWHLVKRLQYLLIHSFYAKLLAVRTICQNKGKRTAGIDGEKWITPKAKMNAALDLSDKSYKAKPLKRVFIEKVGKKKKRPLGIPTMYDRAMQALYALALGPVAEASADIASFGFRKYRSAQDACEQIFICLSKKNSAQWILEGDIKGCFDNINHEWLLDNIPMDQSILKKFLKAGFVYKHHLNPTKAGTPQGGIISPVLANMALDGIERAISDKYYTGKIWKGHNPKKVNFARYADDFIVTADSEETAKEVKELIEVLLKERGLELSEEKTLITHIDQGFDFLGWNFRKYKGKLLIKPSRKSIENVKQKISDIIKKGKAWKQEDLIGALNPIITGWTNYHQSVVSKETFSKLDNTVWNMLWKWTKSRHPKKSKSWVASRYWHSEGTRNWVFSTKKNKLKLFSDTKIVRHTRLKLDRNPYLDKEYFDVRRYKLRARKIANKHKTSGVEMNICSFI